One Orrella dioscoreae genomic window carries:
- a CDS encoding sigma-54-dependent Fis family transcriptional regulator, with protein MDGLPLPGTRHALAAATPPALIRRSWARCAQWADDLPDDPVALGRGDLDARHEQHASMLRAAQPEIDTLASLVASASSLVLLADASGVILQATGNTDFLRRADRVALRPGVSWAENHRGTNAIGTALAEAAPLCVHGAEHFLPRNQILSCHAAPIRSPRGDILGVLDISGDAQRLHAYALGLATLCARQVANRLMLHAGPRCQQLVFHHQAGMLETADRGLLLIEDGRVVGANDAALALLRTDWRRLLDQPVERWLPAWRTLPASPAPLRGHDGQALFALLRQPAGTPVWTRAQADTPASPKPPGPATPAPAQPTRAPVVRTDLLPPLDPALETRFTRSRRALDAGLAVLLQGETGAGKEVYARHLHQASRWHAGPLVAVNCGALPDTLIEAELFGYEAGAYTGARRQGARGRLREADGGILFLDEIGDMPLTLQTRLLRVLQERTVQPLGAGRAVPVEFGLVSASNRDLAAMVETGAFRADLYYRLQDCRVDLPPLRSRADLRAHVCTTLRACAAPAAPPTLDDGALAQLARYPWPGNYRQLQAVLRGLALFHPPGSLIRVGDLPEEIQACRPATAHHAQDASSSSQAAPAPDIAAHATLRSQQSQQISEALARHGGNISRAARDLGIHRSTLHRHLARPGMPGPIHR; from the coding sequence ATGGATGGCTTGCCATTGCCTGGAACGCGGCACGCGCTTGCGGCCGCCACCCCGCCCGCCCTCATCCGGCGTTCCTGGGCGCGCTGCGCGCAATGGGCGGACGACCTGCCCGACGACCCGGTGGCCCTGGGCCGCGGCGACCTCGATGCCCGCCACGAGCAGCACGCCAGCATGCTGCGCGCCGCCCAGCCCGAGATCGACACGCTGGCCAGCCTCGTCGCCAGCGCCTCCAGCCTGGTGTTGCTGGCCGATGCCAGCGGCGTCATCCTGCAGGCCACGGGCAATACCGACTTCCTGCGCCGCGCCGACCGCGTGGCGCTGCGGCCCGGCGTCAGCTGGGCCGAAAACCACCGGGGCACCAATGCCATCGGCACGGCGCTGGCGGAAGCCGCGCCGCTGTGCGTGCATGGCGCCGAGCACTTCTTGCCGCGCAACCAGATACTGAGCTGCCATGCCGCGCCCATCCGCTCGCCGCGTGGCGACATCCTGGGCGTGCTGGACATCTCCGGCGACGCGCAGCGGCTGCATGCCTATGCGCTGGGCCTGGCAACGCTGTGCGCGCGGCAGGTCGCGAATCGCCTCATGCTGCACGCCGGCCCGCGTTGCCAGCAATTGGTCTTCCACCACCAGGCCGGCATGCTGGAAACCGCCGACCGGGGCCTGCTGCTGATCGAGGATGGCCGTGTCGTGGGCGCGAACGACGCGGCGCTGGCGCTGCTGCGGACCGACTGGCGCCGTTTGCTGGACCAGCCCGTCGAGCGCTGGCTGCCCGCCTGGCGCACCCTGCCCGCCTCGCCCGCCCCCTTGCGGGGCCATGACGGCCAGGCCTTGTTTGCGCTGCTGCGCCAGCCTGCCGGCACGCCGGTCTGGACCCGCGCCCAAGCGGACACGCCCGCCTCGCCCAAGCCACCTGGCCCTGCCACGCCTGCCCCTGCCCAGCCGACGCGCGCACCGGTAGTGCGCACCGACCTGCTGCCACCGCTGGACCCGGCGCTGGAGACACGCTTCACGCGCAGCCGCCGTGCGCTGGATGCCGGCCTGGCCGTGCTGCTGCAAGGGGAAACCGGCGCGGGCAAGGAGGTATATGCCCGCCATCTGCACCAGGCCAGCCGCTGGCATGCGGGCCCGCTCGTGGCAGTGAATTGCGGTGCGCTGCCCGATACCCTGATCGAGGCGGAACTGTTCGGCTATGAGGCCGGCGCCTACACCGGCGCCCGCCGCCAGGGTGCGCGCGGCCGGCTGCGGGAAGCGGACGGCGGCATCCTGTTCCTGGACGAGATCGGCGACATGCCGCTGACGCTGCAGACGCGGCTGCTGCGCGTCCTGCAGGAACGCACGGTCCAGCCGCTGGGCGCGGGCCGCGCCGTGCCCGTGGAATTCGGGCTGGTCAGCGCCAGCAACCGCGACCTGGCGGCGATGGTGGAAACAGGCGCGTTTCGCGCGGACCTGTATTACCGGCTGCAGGACTGCCGCGTCGACCTGCCTCCCTTGCGTTCGCGTGCAGACCTGCGCGCCCATGTGTGCACGACCCTGCGCGCCTGCGCCGCGCCCGCTGCGCCGCCCACCCTGGACGACGGCGCCCTGGCGCAACTGGCTCGCTATCCGTGGCCGGGTAATTACCGGCAATTGCAGGCGGTGCTGCGCGGCCTGGCGCTCTTCCATCCGCCGGGCAGCCTGATCCGGGTCGGCGACCTGCCCGAGGAGATACAGGCATGCCGGCCAGCCACCGCCCATCATGCCCAGGACGCTTCGTCCTCCTCCCAGGCCGCCCCGGCGCCAGACATCGCCGCGCACGCCACCTTGCGCAGCCAGCAAAGCCAGCAGATCAGCGAGGCCCTGGCGCGCCACGGCGGCAACATCAGCCGCGCGGCGCGCGACCTGGGCATCCACCGCAGCACCCTGCACCGTCACCTGGCTCGCCCCGGCATGCCTGGGCCGATCCATCGATAG
- a CDS encoding DUF6152 family protein — protein sequence MNLITSRRAGAALLAACLAAAGAAQAHHGWSWADGEQTTLEGTVEQVSMAPPHPSLRVKADDGVVWQVDLGNPGQTERSGFTAKTTKPGDPITVLGNRNKDSSKPHIKAVRITIDGKHYDMYPERIKH from the coding sequence ATGAACCTGATCACGTCACGCCGCGCCGGCGCCGCCCTGCTTGCCGCGTGCCTCGCCGCCGCCGGCGCCGCCCAGGCTCACCACGGCTGGTCCTGGGCCGATGGCGAACAGACCACGCTCGAAGGTACCGTCGAGCAGGTCTCGATGGCCCCGCCTCATCCCTCGCTGCGCGTGAAGGCCGATGACGGCGTCGTCTGGCAGGTGGACCTGGGCAATCCGGGCCAGACCGAGCGCTCCGGCTTCACCGCGAAGACCACCAAGCCCGGCGATCCCATCACCGTGCTGGGCAACCGCAACAAGGACAGCAGCAAGCCGCACATCAAGGCCGTCCGCATCACCATCGACGGCAAGCACTACGACATGTACCCCGAGCGCATCAAGCACTGA
- a CDS encoding DUF2214 domain-containing protein, protein MAFVDWLSAWPGAAWLQGSATAYIFVNAAHILAVGLILGAVLPLDLRLAGGLRSVPLTVAGPLLSRIGATGVALALLTGLWLFTVNAATYLDNAAFLYKLGLLGLALANVAWQHLSPALRRAYAGQAVSPGVKLRALLSVFLWLAVLVAGRWIGFL, encoded by the coding sequence ATGGCGTTCGTAGACTGGCTGAGCGCCTGGCCCGGCGCCGCCTGGCTGCAGGGCTCGGCCACGGCCTATATCTTCGTCAACGCCGCGCACATCCTGGCCGTGGGCCTGATCCTGGGCGCGGTGCTGCCGCTGGACCTGCGCCTGGCTGGCGGCCTGCGCAGCGTGCCGCTCACCGTCGCCGGACCGCTGCTCTCGCGCATCGGCGCCACCGGCGTGGCGCTGGCCTTGCTCACCGGGCTGTGGCTCTTCACCGTCAACGCCGCCACCTATCTCGACAACGCCGCCTTCCTCTACAAGCTTGGGCTGCTGGGCCTGGCGCTGGCGAACGTGGCCTGGCAGCACCTGTCGCCCGCCCTGCGCCGCGCCTACGCGGGGCAGGCCGTCAGCCCGGGCGTGAAGCTGCGCGCGCTGCTTTCCGTGTTCCTGTGGCTGGCCGTCCTGGTGGCGGGCCGCTGGATCGGATTCCTCTAG